The following proteins come from a genomic window of Corynebacterium crudilactis:
- a CDS encoding spermidine synthase, with product MARKKNKSEPSRSQQAANVPIAGTYEGEYSVIELEADSYTADGWLISVNGVPSSHIVMGEPQALEFEYMRWIATGARAFIDAHQDASKLRITHLGGGACTMARYFADVYPQSRNTVVELDAELARLAREWFDIPRAPRVKIRVDDARVVAESFAPESRDVIIRDVFAGAVTPQNFTTVEFFQHCHRGLAPGGLYVANCGDHSDLRGAKAELAGMMEVFQHVAVIADPPMLKGRRYGNIILMGSDTEFFSSTSIEASAITRELLGGGVPAQYKDEDWVRKFASGAQPNHDEVATHQTPNDTPQSPAETPEHSGI from the coding sequence GTGGCCCGCAAGAAAAATAAGTCTGAACCATCTCGTTCCCAACAAGCTGCCAATGTTCCCATCGCTGGCACCTATGAAGGGGAATACTCTGTCATTGAATTGGAGGCAGATTCCTATACCGCCGATGGTTGGCTGATCAGTGTCAATGGGGTGCCCAGCTCACATATCGTGATGGGTGAGCCACAGGCATTGGAATTTGAGTACATGCGGTGGATCGCTACCGGTGCACGTGCGTTTATTGATGCCCATCAGGATGCGTCCAAGCTTCGCATTACTCACCTCGGCGGTGGCGCATGCACGATGGCACGGTATTTTGCGGATGTCTACCCACAATCGCGCAATACTGTTGTGGAATTGGATGCAGAGCTCGCGCGTTTAGCTCGTGAATGGTTTGATATTCCGCGTGCCCCACGGGTGAAAATTCGAGTGGATGATGCTCGCGTAGTCGCTGAGTCTTTCGCGCCTGAAAGCCGGGATGTCATTATTCGTGATGTGTTTGCGGGCGCTGTTACTCCGCAGAATTTCACCACGGTGGAGTTTTTCCAGCACTGCCACCGTGGTTTAGCACCAGGTGGGCTTTATGTAGCCAACTGTGGTGATCATTCTGATTTGCGCGGTGCCAAGGCAGAACTGGCCGGTATGATGGAGGTTTTCCAACATGTTGCTGTGATCGCAGATCCGCCAATGCTTAAAGGCAGACGCTACGGAAATATCATTTTAATGGGTTCGGATACTGAGTTCTTTAGCTCTACCAGCATCGAGGCTTCTGCGATTACTCGGGAGCTGCTTGGCGGTGGCGTTCCGGCTCAATACAAAGATGAGGATTGGGTGCGGAAATTCGCCTCAGGTGCGCAGCCTAATCACGATGAGGTGGCTACCCACCAAACGCCGAATGATACTCCACAATCCCCTGCGGAAACTCCGGAGCATTCAGGCATATAG
- a CDS encoding GNAT family N-acetyltransferase codes for MTTFHIRAEEAHDISAIYDVTEAAFMGIEHSDGAEQDLVDKLRAAKALSLSLVAEAEGEVIGHIAASEVLIGGGAHGWFGIGPVSVRPDRQQQGVGIALMGSALDQLRAESAAGVVLLGDPGYYRRFGFEVVPGLVYPHAPAEYFMAICLNAPEFPQGIVEYHSAFGG; via the coding sequence ATGACTACATTCCACATTCGGGCAGAAGAAGCACACGATATCAGTGCGATTTATGATGTCACCGAAGCGGCCTTTATGGGAATTGAGCATTCGGATGGCGCAGAGCAAGATCTCGTCGATAAGCTTCGTGCGGCAAAGGCGCTGAGCCTTTCCCTTGTCGCTGAAGCTGAAGGCGAAGTTATTGGCCATATTGCCGCCTCCGAGGTGCTGATCGGCGGTGGTGCGCACGGCTGGTTCGGCATTGGACCAGTGAGCGTGCGTCCAGATCGTCAGCAGCAGGGCGTCGGCATTGCGCTCATGGGCAGTGCTTTGGATCAGCTTCGTGCAGAAAGTGCTGCCGGCGTCGTGCTCTTGGGCGATCCGGGCTATTATCGACGCTTCGGTTTTGAGGTCGTGCCCGGCCTTGTCTATCCGCATGCACCAGCCGAGTACTTCATGGCTATATGCCTGAATGCTCCGGAGTTTCCGCAGGGGATTGTGGAGTATCATTCGGCGTTTGGTGGGTAG
- a CDS encoding electron transfer flavoprotein subunit beta/FixA family protein — protein sequence MSTIVVLVKNVPDTWSKRTLEADFTMDRESVDRVLDEINEFALEQALRLRESNPDAAYRVVALSAGPAGGEEALRKALSMGADEAVHLSDDALAGSDLLGTAWALNNAINTIPDVALIVTGSASSDGAMGALPGVLAEYRQVPALSNLSALKIDGSVITATRIDNRGTYELQAAAPAVVSISDKADKPRFPNFKGIMAAKKAEIKKLTLAEIGVTPEQVGLAHAATAVTSAADRPERVQGDVIGGSGAAQKIADFLASENLI from the coding sequence ATGTCCACAATCGTGGTTCTGGTTAAAAATGTTCCAGACACCTGGTCTAAGAGGACTCTAGAAGCTGATTTCACCATGGACCGTGAAAGTGTGGATCGGGTCCTGGATGAGATTAATGAGTTTGCCCTTGAGCAGGCACTGCGCTTGCGGGAATCCAATCCGGATGCCGCTTACCGCGTTGTTGCTCTCAGTGCGGGCCCAGCTGGCGGAGAGGAAGCATTGCGTAAGGCTTTGTCGATGGGTGCGGATGAAGCCGTTCATCTTAGCGATGATGCTCTAGCAGGATCCGATCTTTTGGGCACTGCATGGGCGTTGAATAACGCTATCAACACCATTCCAGACGTGGCACTTATCGTGACTGGCTCTGCTTCTTCTGATGGTGCGATGGGTGCGCTGCCAGGCGTGTTGGCGGAATACCGCCAGGTTCCTGCGCTGAGCAATCTCTCTGCGCTAAAGATTGATGGCTCTGTTATCACTGCCACCCGCATTGATAACCGCGGCACTTATGAACTTCAAGCTGCGGCTCCAGCGGTTGTATCTATCTCCGATAAGGCTGATAAGCCACGTTTCCCTAATTTCAAGGGCATCATGGCAGCGAAGAAAGCTGAGATTAAAAAGCTCACTTTGGCTGAGATCGGTGTTACTCCAGAGCAGGTCGGTTTGGCGCACGCGGCCACTGCGGTGACTTCTGCAGCGGATCGTCCAGAGCGTGTTCAAGGTGATGTCATTGGCGGATCCGGAGCTGCGCAAAAGATTGCTGATTTCCTCGCTTCTGAAAACCTGATCTAG
- a CDS encoding NUDIX hydrolase: MVMQGIGGRRLAATVLLVRDRIINGQSDVEVYIQERVSTMANFPRATVFPGGGVDSRDFADGHGKEVWRGPSAEDWALRLGVEPHVAYALVFAAIRELFEEAGTLLAEYTDGSGLVKDTSHFHDYRAQLETHEISLTDMLQKENLAIRSDLIVPFARWVSPEGNKGQFDTFSFIAEEPEGQWVDGDTSEASSTGYFPARLILDGWRAGLLRLVIPTWASLFELSQFRTVAQLMEFTENITVEPMFNEAIDNPRYAEFYQALRKERF; this comes from the coding sequence ATGGTGATGCAGGGCATTGGTGGAAGGAGACTAGCCGCAACGGTGCTGCTAGTTCGGGATAGGATCATCAATGGACAGTCTGATGTAGAGGTCTACATTCAGGAGCGTGTGTCAACCATGGCAAACTTTCCTCGTGCCACTGTGTTTCCAGGCGGGGGAGTAGATTCTCGAGATTTTGCGGATGGGCATGGGAAAGAAGTGTGGAGGGGGCCTAGTGCCGAGGACTGGGCTCTTCGTTTGGGTGTGGAACCGCATGTAGCTTATGCCTTGGTTTTTGCTGCCATTCGGGAGCTTTTTGAAGAAGCTGGAACGCTGCTTGCTGAATATACGGATGGTTCTGGTTTGGTGAAAGATACCAGCCATTTTCATGATTACCGTGCGCAGTTGGAAACTCATGAAATTTCACTCACGGATATGTTGCAAAAAGAAAACCTTGCCATTCGTAGTGATCTGATTGTCCCTTTTGCCAGGTGGGTGAGCCCAGAGGGCAATAAGGGGCAGTTTGATACTTTTTCTTTTATCGCCGAAGAACCAGAGGGGCAATGGGTTGATGGAGATACTTCTGAGGCTTCTTCAACTGGCTATTTCCCGGCACGGCTCATTCTTGATGGGTGGCGCGCCGGGTTGCTCAGGTTAGTTATTCCGACCTGGGCTTCGCTGTTTGAGCTCTCACAATTTCGTACTGTGGCGCAGCTCATGGAGTTCACGGAAAATATTACAGTCGAGCCGATGTTTAATGAGGCTATTGATAATCCTCGGTATGCGGAGTTCTATCAAGCATTGCGGAAAGAACGGTTCTAA
- a CDS encoding electron transfer flavoprotein subunit alpha/FixB family protein produces the protein MSISYVLVEQLDGRPEPVTLELITAARTLGDVIAVVVGEPGAGAAVAAELGTWGAAQVVSAEAAGASNRLILPAVDALHMLAANNPGPIVIAATASGNEIAGRLAARLASGVLTDVVGINADRTAQQSIFGDTIQVAAAVGGAAPLYTLRPGAVEGVAVAAAGAVAVMEIPGATAKDVTITSFTPSTQSARPELPQAKVVIAGGRGVGSEENFRSLVEPLADALGGAVGATRDAVDLGYYPGEYQVGQTGVTVSPDLYIGLGVSGAIQHTSGMQTAKKVIVINNDEDAPIFQIADLGVVGDLFEIAPQLIEEINKRK, from the coding sequence ATGTCTATTTCTTATGTGCTGGTTGAGCAGCTAGATGGCCGCCCAGAACCAGTAACTCTTGAACTGATCACCGCTGCTCGTACACTCGGCGATGTCATTGCTGTTGTTGTTGGCGAGCCAGGTGCGGGCGCTGCTGTCGCTGCAGAACTTGGCACTTGGGGTGCTGCTCAGGTCGTTTCTGCTGAAGCTGCTGGTGCTTCCAACCGACTGATCTTGCCTGCAGTAGATGCACTGCACATGCTTGCAGCTAACAACCCAGGGCCAATCGTTATCGCAGCAACTGCGAGCGGTAATGAAATTGCAGGCCGTCTGGCTGCACGTTTGGCCTCTGGTGTGCTCACTGATGTTGTGGGCATTAATGCTGATCGCACTGCTCAGCAGTCCATTTTCGGCGATACCATCCAGGTTGCCGCAGCAGTTGGTGGCGCAGCTCCGCTGTACACCCTGCGCCCAGGTGCTGTTGAGGGCGTTGCTGTTGCTGCCGCTGGTGCTGTGGCAGTCATGGAAATTCCAGGTGCCACCGCGAAGGATGTCACCATCACTTCCTTCACCCCAAGCACCCAGAGTGCGCGACCAGAATTGCCTCAGGCAAAGGTTGTTATCGCCGGTGGTCGTGGTGTGGGAAGCGAAGAAAACTTCCGCAGCCTTGTCGAACCACTTGCTGATGCTCTTGGCGGCGCTGTTGGCGCTACCCGTGACGCAGTTGATTTGGGCTATTACCCAGGCGAATACCAGGTTGGCCAAACTGGTGTGACTGTCTCCCCAGATCTCTACATCGGTCTTGGCGTTTCTGGCGCAATTCAGCACACATCTGGAATGCAGACCGCAAAGAAGGTTATTGTGATCAATAACGATGAGGACGCGCCAATTTTCCAGATCGCGGACCTTGGCGTTGTCGGTGACCTCTTTGAGATCGCTCCACAGCTCATCGAAGAGATCAACAAACGCAAGTAG
- a CDS encoding cysteine desulfurase family protein: MDTFYLDHAATTPMREVAAAAWMEHAQALNPASQYGSGRKARSVADSAREEIASLLGCEPIEVVFTASGTEADNLAVQGLYQASPLNRIVSTPIEHPGILETVNALALGGAEMDLLPIGPDGRVSSLAALEIPAAVATMMWANNETGAIQPVAEFIAAAQASGTPTHIDAVQVVGHLPVNFAELGATTLAASAHKFGGPRGVGLLLARRSPAPSAVLHGGGQERGIRPGTLDVAGAAATAAALREAVAELESEATRLSGLKKTLLDAILQRIPNVLVHTTEPALPGHLHLSFPGAEGDSLIMLLDSLRIEASTGSACSNGVNRASHVLLAMGITETDARGAIRFTLGRTTTQESIEAVLAVIEDVVTRARTAGMAF; the protein is encoded by the coding sequence TTGGACACTTTTTATCTGGACCATGCAGCCACCACACCGATGCGTGAGGTGGCCGCAGCCGCATGGATGGAACATGCACAGGCACTAAACCCAGCGAGCCAATATGGTTCGGGGCGTAAAGCACGCAGCGTTGCGGATTCTGCTCGCGAAGAGATTGCTTCTTTGCTGGGCTGCGAACCGATTGAGGTTGTGTTCACCGCGTCCGGTACTGAGGCGGATAACCTCGCTGTACAGGGTTTATATCAGGCATCACCGCTTAATCGGATCGTTTCAACTCCGATTGAGCACCCTGGAATTCTAGAAACCGTCAATGCTCTAGCTCTGGGTGGGGCAGAGATGGATTTGTTGCCGATTGGTCCAGATGGTCGAGTGTCTTCTTTGGCAGCGCTGGAGATACCTGCTGCTGTTGCCACGATGATGTGGGCAAACAATGAAACCGGTGCAATTCAACCGGTTGCGGAGTTTATCGCTGCAGCGCAAGCTTCTGGCACACCGACCCACATCGATGCGGTTCAGGTGGTGGGCCATTTGCCGGTTAATTTTGCGGAACTCGGCGCCACTACCTTGGCGGCATCCGCGCATAAATTCGGTGGACCCCGTGGCGTCGGTTTGTTACTAGCCAGGCGCTCACCAGCACCGTCTGCAGTCTTGCACGGCGGTGGCCAAGAACGCGGCATCCGCCCCGGCACCTTAGATGTTGCCGGCGCAGCTGCCACCGCAGCCGCATTGCGCGAAGCAGTGGCAGAGCTTGAGAGCGAAGCCACCCGCCTGAGCGGTCTTAAAAAGACGCTTCTCGACGCCATTCTCCAGCGCATCCCCAACGTCCTAGTCCACACCACCGAACCAGCACTGCCAGGTCACTTGCACCTGTCTTTCCCTGGGGCGGAGGGCGATAGCCTGATCATGCTGCTTGATTCTTTGCGGATTGAAGCATCGACTGGTTCGGCCTGTTCCAATGGCGTGAACCGTGCCAGCCACGTGTTATTGGCCATGGGGATTACCGAAACTGATGCTCGCGGTGCCATTCGATTCACCTTGGGCAGAACAACCACGCAAGAATCAATCGAGGCAGTACTTGCTGTGATTGAAGATGTGGTGACTAGAGCTCGCACTGCTGGAATGGCTTTTTAA
- a CDS encoding helix-turn-helix transcriptional regulator → MKAEEIGRALLHGRKELGLRQGELADLAGVSERFIRDVEKGKTTVRLDKVIDVLSILGLELSVGIHDPLKVNQ, encoded by the coding sequence ATGAAAGCAGAAGAGATCGGAAGGGCACTACTCCACGGCCGTAAAGAACTCGGTCTTAGGCAAGGAGAACTCGCAGACTTGGCAGGGGTTTCCGAACGATTCATCCGCGATGTCGAAAAAGGGAAAACTACCGTCCGCTTAGACAAAGTAATCGATGTTCTTAGCATCCTTGGACTCGAGCTTTCCGTAGGAATTCATGATCCACTCAAGGTTAATCAATGA
- a CDS encoding THUMP-like domain-containing protein, translated as MSFSADEVRFLAQAEQEIVEATVNLDLNKKTMISDVARLRKHFGDCGRAVAELAAARRSAEGKLPQQWLMCQESAQQTTPPAISAERARRLHTALGSNAVVHDVTCSIGTEGHEIIGAGLRYLGSDLDHSRLLMAAHNLKGQKALVFRADALTPASTGANVIIADPARRSGGKRITNPAQLLPPLPSLLDAWSNQPIAVKCAPGLDFSEWSGLVSVASVEGGVKEACLYSADLSDGETREAVIIKDGHVDRVTDLLDDAPEQNLAAAPGEFIIDPDGAIVRAGLVRHYAVREQLWMLDERIAYLTGNRIPAGTSGFPFLEEVPLKKLKSAMAAHGAGSVEILVRGVDVDPDQLRKKLQLKGTKAMSVVITRIGSRGVALVCGPRQWA; from the coding sequence ATGAGTTTTAGTGCAGATGAGGTGCGTTTCCTGGCACAGGCAGAACAGGAAATCGTTGAGGCTACCGTCAATCTTGACCTCAATAAGAAGACCATGATTTCCGATGTGGCCAGGCTCCGCAAGCACTTTGGTGATTGCGGTCGGGCTGTTGCAGAACTAGCAGCAGCTCGGCGCAGCGCGGAGGGGAAGCTGCCGCAGCAGTGGCTGATGTGTCAGGAATCGGCTCAGCAAACTACCCCGCCAGCAATTTCAGCCGAACGCGCCCGCAGGCTTCACACTGCTTTAGGTAGCAACGCTGTGGTCCATGATGTCACCTGTTCTATCGGTACCGAAGGGCATGAAATCATTGGAGCTGGCTTGCGCTATTTGGGCTCAGATCTAGATCATTCACGCCTGCTGATGGCTGCACATAACCTCAAAGGCCAGAAAGCATTAGTATTCCGCGCCGATGCGCTGACACCAGCCAGCACCGGCGCCAATGTCATCATTGCGGACCCCGCCAGACGTAGCGGGGGCAAGCGCATTACCAATCCGGCTCAGCTCCTGCCGCCCCTGCCTTCGCTTCTCGACGCCTGGAGCAACCAACCAATCGCCGTCAAATGCGCACCCGGACTAGATTTCTCCGAATGGTCCGGACTGGTCAGTGTGGCAAGCGTAGAGGGCGGAGTAAAAGAAGCCTGCCTCTATAGCGCAGATCTCAGCGATGGCGAGACCCGAGAAGCCGTCATCATCAAAGACGGACACGTAGACCGCGTGACTGATCTCTTAGACGATGCCCCAGAACAAAACCTTGCCGCAGCACCAGGAGAGTTCATCATTGACCCAGACGGTGCCATCGTGCGCGCCGGGTTGGTGCGCCACTATGCGGTACGGGAACAGTTGTGGATGTTGGATGAGCGTATTGCTTATCTCACCGGCAATAGGATCCCTGCTGGAACCAGTGGTTTTCCTTTCCTGGAAGAAGTGCCGTTGAAGAAACTGAAATCTGCCATGGCTGCTCATGGTGCAGGTTCGGTGGAGATTTTGGTCCGTGGCGTGGATGTGGATCCAGATCAGCTGCGTAAAAAATTACAGTTGAAGGGCACTAAAGCAATGTCGGTGGTGATCACTCGCATTGGTAGTCGGGGAGTGGCACTGGTGTGTGGGCCACGCCAATGGGCATAA
- a CDS encoding type II toxin-antitoxin system HipA family toxin: protein MTRIADIWFQDTLAAHFTRDGDKTTFFYANDYTGPPIATSLPISSAPVITRSGAIPPFFAGLLPEGRRLSSLRRNIKASADDELSLLLAVGADPVGAVSIFHHGENPQPAQPTVQFDKDLDFSAALNESGIADPVALAGVQDKASARTIAVPVASDTILKLSPPEYPFLVENEAACYQLLAQNKLRIGLSKIEVLRDKHGRSGLLVHRFDRTPQGKIPVEDAGQVLGIWPADKYSVSYEEIAQALTTVCASPIFAMRNLAFQIAVAWLSGNGDLHAKNISIINKGRGFEVSPIYDIPSTAVYGDTTMALEIQGSKKDLSQKKFLKFCASIGLPEKTATSVAHAALLATENAAETILASGTFDTRVIRDLTRVLKHRRSAWGI, encoded by the coding sequence ATGACCCGCATCGCCGATATTTGGTTCCAAGACACCCTGGCTGCTCATTTCACTCGTGACGGCGACAAAACCACATTTTTTTACGCAAATGATTACACAGGCCCTCCGATTGCCACGTCCCTGCCCATCAGTTCTGCACCCGTAATTACTCGCTCCGGGGCAATCCCACCATTTTTCGCTGGACTGCTCCCCGAAGGTCGTCGCTTAAGTTCACTCCGAAGAAACATCAAGGCTTCTGCCGATGATGAACTTTCCCTCCTTCTAGCCGTTGGCGCTGACCCCGTTGGTGCAGTATCAATTTTCCACCATGGTGAGAATCCACAGCCTGCACAACCCACAGTTCAGTTTGATAAAGATCTCGATTTCTCAGCTGCGCTAAACGAGTCTGGAATCGCTGATCCCGTCGCACTCGCTGGCGTCCAAGACAAAGCCTCTGCACGTACCATCGCCGTCCCAGTTGCAAGCGATACCATCTTGAAACTCTCCCCGCCTGAATATCCTTTTTTAGTAGAAAACGAAGCAGCATGCTATCAATTGTTGGCCCAGAATAAGCTTCGCATTGGGCTTTCTAAAATCGAGGTCCTCCGTGATAAACACGGTAGGTCCGGTCTCCTAGTCCACCGCTTTGATCGCACACCCCAGGGCAAAATCCCAGTCGAGGATGCAGGACAAGTTCTGGGCATCTGGCCAGCAGATAAGTATTCAGTGAGCTATGAGGAAATCGCGCAGGCTCTCACCACAGTGTGTGCTTCCCCAATCTTTGCGATGCGCAATCTTGCCTTCCAAATCGCAGTCGCTTGGCTCAGCGGCAATGGCGATCTTCATGCCAAAAATATCTCCATCATCAACAAGGGCCGCGGATTCGAGGTCAGCCCGATCTATGACATTCCCTCCACCGCAGTGTACGGCGACACCACAATGGCCTTAGAAATCCAAGGATCCAAAAAGGATCTCAGCCAAAAGAAGTTCTTAAAATTCTGTGCATCCATCGGTCTACCAGAAAAAACTGCCACGTCGGTTGCACACGCGGCGCTGTTGGCTACAGAAAACGCTGCCGAAACAATTCTTGCTTCAGGAACTTTTGATACACGGGTAATTCGAGACCTCACTAGAGTTCTCAAACACCGTCGAAGCGCTTGGGGAATCTAA
- a CDS encoding ABC transporter ATP-binding protein: MGGVTNTFNNSAPAPIPAVGLEPEDFNEDLLIDFQGVFFKRDGRNLVGPLDWQVELDERWVIIGPNGAGKTTLIRMAAAEEFPSGGHARLMGEKIGKTDMRDLRSMIGVSSSALGNRIPGEEKVSDLVISAGYAILGRWREEYSEMDFGQATEILEQVGAMHLADRTWGTLSEGERKRVLVARALMTNPELLILDEPTAGMDLGGREDLVGYLGELAMDPDAPAIVMITHHVEEIPAGFTHAMLLDEGGVVAQGLINTVMTNENLSKAFHQPIQVDRIGERYFARRVRTARSHRA, translated from the coding sequence ATAGGAGGTGTGACTAACACCTTTAATAACTCCGCTCCTGCCCCTATTCCAGCTGTTGGCCTGGAACCGGAAGACTTCAATGAAGATCTACTCATCGATTTTCAAGGAGTGTTCTTCAAACGAGACGGACGAAACCTCGTCGGCCCCCTTGATTGGCAAGTTGAGCTGGACGAGCGTTGGGTAATTATCGGACCTAATGGTGCCGGAAAAACCACCTTGATTCGCATGGCTGCGGCTGAGGAATTCCCTTCTGGCGGTCACGCTCGCCTCATGGGAGAAAAAATCGGCAAAACTGACATGCGTGATCTACGCTCCATGATCGGTGTGAGCTCTTCCGCATTAGGCAACCGCATCCCAGGTGAGGAAAAAGTATCCGACCTCGTTATTTCTGCAGGATATGCCATTTTAGGTCGCTGGCGCGAAGAATACAGCGAAATGGATTTTGGCCAAGCAACCGAGATCCTAGAACAAGTTGGCGCCATGCACTTAGCAGACCGCACCTGGGGCACTCTTTCCGAAGGCGAGCGCAAACGTGTCCTCGTTGCACGCGCTTTGATGACAAACCCAGAACTACTCATCCTTGATGAACCAACCGCCGGAATGGACCTTGGTGGACGTGAAGATCTCGTTGGTTACCTCGGCGAACTCGCCATGGATCCTGACGCACCCGCCATCGTGATGATCACTCACCACGTAGAAGAAATTCCTGCCGGTTTCACCCATGCCATGCTGCTGGACGAAGGCGGAGTCGTGGCACAGGGACTGATTAACACCGTGATGACCAATGAGAATCTATCCAAGGCCTTCCACCAGCCCATTCAGGTAGACCGCATTGGAGAGCGTTACTTTGCTCGCAGGGTGCGTACAGCTAGAAGCCACAGGGCTTAA
- a CDS encoding maltotransferase domain-containing protein, translating to MTGRLGIDDVRPRILDGNPAKAVVGEIVPVSAVVWREGHDAIAATLNVHGPDDSSVAAEPIQIHMRPTPHNQDQANAFFVPDVPGDWTFRVDAWSDPLATWRHAITTKIEAGQGSEELYNDFEHGAQLFEEAAADLPREDRTTLFDVASSLRRGGDVRARLAPALRSDVTQLLELNPLRQLVTMGENLQVRVERRDALVNSWYELFPRSTGGWDDSGTPVHGTFATTAQALERVAKMGFDTVYFPPIHPIGEVNRKGRNNTLTPESHDVGSPWAIGSNDGGHDATHPRLGSVEDFQALIARARELNLEIALDLALQAAPDHPWANEHREFFTVLADGTIAYAENPPKKYQDIYPINFDNAPEKIYAEVYRVVKFWVDLGVTTFRVDNPHTKPANFWQWLIAAIHETNPEVIFLAEAFTRPARLYGLAKIGFSQSYTYFTWKVTKEELTEFATEIAQMADVSRPNLFVNTPDILHASLQHGGRAMFAIRAVLAATMSPVWGVYSGYELFEHQAVKPGSEEYLDSEKYELRPRDFEGARERGDSLEDYIGLLNQVRRANPALQQLRNIHFHDADNDQILAYSKVDALTGNTVLVVVNLDPRSAREATVRLDLGALGLEAGAQFEVRDAITGSRYLWTDTNFVRLEPLRDVAHVFVLPELPAACRERLAWRDIKTYRA from the coding sequence GTGACTGGCCGTCTCGGAATCGATGATGTTCGTCCCCGGATTTTGGATGGAAATCCAGCAAAAGCAGTAGTGGGTGAAATTGTCCCTGTGTCTGCGGTGGTCTGGCGTGAAGGCCATGACGCCATCGCGGCGACATTAAATGTGCATGGTCCAGATGATTCTTCGGTGGCTGCAGAGCCTATTCAGATTCATATGCGCCCTACCCCACATAATCAGGATCAGGCTAATGCGTTTTTCGTTCCTGATGTCCCAGGTGATTGGACATTTCGTGTGGATGCGTGGTCGGATCCACTGGCTACTTGGCGTCATGCGATAACCACCAAGATTGAAGCCGGTCAGGGTTCTGAGGAGTTGTACAACGACTTTGAGCACGGCGCCCAGCTTTTCGAAGAGGCTGCAGCGGATTTGCCCAGAGAAGATCGAACCACGCTTTTCGATGTCGCCTCCTCACTGCGTCGCGGCGGCGATGTACGCGCACGACTCGCCCCAGCACTGCGGTCAGATGTTACTCAGCTTCTAGAGCTCAACCCGTTGCGCCAATTGGTCACCATGGGTGAAAATCTGCAGGTTCGCGTAGAGCGCCGGGATGCTTTAGTTAACTCTTGGTACGAACTTTTCCCTCGTTCGACTGGCGGCTGGGATGATTCAGGTACCCCCGTCCACGGCACTTTCGCTACCACTGCCCAGGCGTTGGAACGGGTTGCCAAAATGGGTTTCGATACCGTTTATTTCCCTCCGATTCACCCCATCGGTGAAGTCAACCGCAAGGGACGCAACAACACTCTTACTCCTGAATCACATGATGTCGGATCTCCTTGGGCTATTGGTTCCAACGATGGTGGACATGATGCGACTCACCCACGTTTAGGTTCTGTCGAAGATTTCCAGGCTCTGATTGCCCGTGCTCGCGAGCTGAACCTTGAAATTGCTCTTGATTTAGCCCTCCAAGCTGCACCAGATCACCCATGGGCAAATGAGCACCGCGAGTTTTTCACTGTTCTAGCTGATGGCACCATTGCCTACGCAGAAAATCCGCCTAAGAAGTACCAGGATATTTACCCAATCAATTTTGATAATGCTCCTGAGAAAATCTATGCGGAGGTTTACCGCGTGGTGAAGTTCTGGGTAGATCTAGGTGTTACTACCTTCCGTGTGGATAACCCGCACACCAAGCCTGCGAATTTCTGGCAGTGGCTCATTGCTGCAATCCACGAAACCAACCCTGAGGTTATTTTCCTCGCGGAGGCTTTCACTCGTCCAGCTCGTCTCTACGGCTTGGCCAAGATTGGCTTCTCACAGTCCTACACCTACTTCACGTGGAAGGTCACCAAGGAGGAGCTTACTGAATTTGCCACTGAAATCGCTCAGATGGCGGATGTGTCTCGTCCAAACCTCTTTGTGAACACTCCTGATATTTTGCATGCGTCCTTGCAGCACGGTGGACGCGCGATGTTTGCTATTCGCGCCGTATTGGCAGCAACGATGTCGCCTGTGTGGGGTGTGTACTCCGGCTACGAGCTATTTGAGCATCAGGCTGTGAAGCCAGGTTCAGAAGAGTATTTGGATTCTGAAAAGTACGAGCTTCGCCCTCGTGATTTCGAAGGCGCCCGTGAGCGTGGAGATTCCTTGGAGGATTATATCGGCCTGCTCAACCAGGTTCGTCGCGCGAATCCGGCTCTCCAGCAGTTGCGCAATATCCACTTCCACGATGCAGATAACGATCAGATCCTTGCGTACTCCAAGGTTGATGCCCTGACCGGAAACACTGTGCTCGTGGTGGTTAACCTTGATCCGCGCAGCGCTCGCGAGGCAACTGTGCGCCTTGATCTTGGAGCTCTTGGCCTTGAAGCGGGTGCTCAATTTGAGGTCCGCGATGCCATCACAGGTTCCCGTTACCTGTGGACTGACACTAATTTTGTCCGCTTGGAGCCGTTACGCGATGTCGCTCATGTCTTCGTGCTGCCAGAACTTCCAGCAGCGTGCCGCGAGCGTCTAGCCTGGCGCGATATCAAAACCTACCGCGCATAG